The following nucleotide sequence is from Pleurocapsa minor HA4230-MV1.
CTATGCTTTAGCACTAACTTCGTGTCGCATTTGCCCTATTGTTAGTTCTCCTTAACTTAAGGTCTCTAAAACTTTGCATCCCTGAAGTTAGGATTAGGCATCTATTCCTGCATCAATATCCTGAATAAATTGGCTCAGACCTGCAAAATAAACCTGCTGATCGTCGTAAATTGCCAAGTGACTGCCCTGTGGACAAAAAAGATAGCGTCCCTGACTAACTGTTTTTGCCATCCATTCCAGATGTGTGGGGTTCATCGTGTCGTGTCGGCTGCCAATAACCAGCATCGGCACAGCGATCTTGGCTAAGTCGGCAGTCCGATCCCAGTTTAAGAGCTTTCCCTTGACACCCAGTTCGCTCGGCCCCTGTAGCGGTACATAGATGTCTTGATTAAGGTGTTTGAAGGCGCGGTTTAAAGGCTCTGGCCACTGTTCAGATGGCATTCGTAGCACATGATGAACATAGTGGTGTGGAATCAAGAGTTCCATGTAGCGTGGATTGTCATAGTCTGCCTGCGCTTCTATCTGCTCGATCTCAGCTAAAACCTCTGGTGCGATCGCTGGCATTAGCACCTGTTGGGCGTACTCGTTGTAAGCGGGGATACTTGCCATCATATTGGAGATGATTAGTCCTTTGAGGTGTTGTTGATATTTCAGGGCATACTCGATCGCCAGAATCCCACCCCAGGAATGTCCATAGAGATAGAAATTGTCTTGCTCTAGTCCCAGAAATTGGCGTACCTGTTCAACTTCTTCTACAAAGCGAGGTAGTTCCCAGAGATCTGGCTCATCAGGGCGATCGCTGTAGTAAGAGCCGAGTTGATCGTAATAGTAGTACTCAAAACCAACCTGGGGGAAGTAATTATCGAACGCCTCCAGATACTCGTGAGTTAAGCCAGGGCCACCGTGCAGGAGCAGCACTTTAATGGTCGGATGATTGCCAATCCGCTTCGTCCAGACTCGGAATGTTCCTTTTGGGGTCTCGATAGGAATCATCTGCACGCCACCACTGAGAAGATCGTGGCGATTCACCTCAGAAAACTCGCGAAGCAAACCGCGTTCATCTAAATCGGTGTTCATATTTTATATCTCGGTTAGTAGAAAGTTGCTAATTGGTTCATGATTTGACCTCTAATATTAATGTAATATGACTATTATGAAAGAACTCCATAGTTTCTAGTTGTGTAATGTTCTATCTATCCGAATTATGGTGAGTCTCAATACTTGACTGCTTTCAGATTCTGATGGTGAAGGGCGCACCTGCTTTGGTGTCATGCCAGTGAATCGCTTAAACTGTTGCGTCAGATGACTTTAGCTAGAGAAACCGACTTGTAAGTTTAGCAGATATTTGGAAGTAGTTTTT
It contains:
- a CDS encoding proline iminopeptidase-family hydrolase; translation: MNTDLDERGLLREFSEVNRHDLLSGGVQMIPIETPKGTFRVWTKRIGNHPTIKVLLLHGGPGLTHEYLEAFDNYFPQVGFEYYYYDQLGSYYSDRPDEPDLWELPRFVEEVEQVRQFLGLEQDNFYLYGHSWGGILAIEYALKYQQHLKGLIISNMMASIPAYNEYAQQVLMPAIAPEVLAEIEQIEAQADYDNPRYMELLIPHHYVHHVLRMPSEQWPEPLNRAFKHLNQDIYVPLQGPSELGVKGKLLNWDRTADLAKIAVPMLVIGSRHDTMNPTHLEWMAKTVSQGRYLFCPQGSHLAIYDDQQVYFAGLSQFIQDIDAGIDA